AAAATCATTCACAGATTGAAGGTATGTTGATTACAACGGATCTTGAAAAATGGAAGAGTAAAGGATTTAAAGATTTATTAAATAATTAAAATAAGGAGGAAGTGGGATGGCAGCCATAATACTTGCTGGTGGTAAAAGTTCTAGAATGGAAGGGGCTAATAAGCATTTAATGGAATTTAGAGGAGAAACTATGATTGGGTATTTAATAAAAAAATTAAAGACAGTATTTACGGAGATTATTATATCAACTAAAGATGAAAATTTATATCAAGAATATGATGTCCAAATAGCTGTTGATGATTTTAACCATCAGGGGCCTCTTAGTGGAATACATGCAGGTTTAATGGCTAGTAATGATCATCATAATTTAGTTATTGGCTGTGATATGCCTTTATTGAATCTGAAATTAATAGAATATATGTTAGGTCAACAACTACCTGATCTTCTTGTCCCTAGAATAAATGGTCAATTTGAACCACTCCATGCTATTTATAGTAAAGAATGTATTATTAAGATAGAAGAATCAATAAAAAAAGAACAGTATAAGATCATGGATTTTTGGCCAACAGTAGAAGTTAAATATATAGAAGAAGCAGAAATTAAAGAATTTGATCCACATTTATATTCTTTTTTTAATGTTAATACCAGAGATGATTATAATCAAGTTTTAAAAGTTTTAAATAGACTTGATTAATTTAAAGGAGGGGCCATTAAATGAGAAGGTGTGTTAAATGTTCAGTTAGAATGAATAGTATTTTAGCTGAATTATCCTCAGAAGAATTGAAAGAGGTCGAAAAATTATTAATTGATCAAGAAGTTAAAGACGGGGAGAAACTTTTTTACCAAGGAGAAGATATGCATGGTTGCTATATAGTAAAATCAGGAAAAATAAAATTATATAAAAGTTCATTAAACGGTCAAGGACAGATATTACGTGTTGTAGCTCCTGGAGAAATAGTAGGATTGTGTGCATTAAGAGATAAGAGTAATTATGGACATACTGCAGAAGCTATAGGTGATTCAGTAGTCTGTTACTTAAATAAGAGTAAGTTAGATAAATTATTTACTATAAATGCTTCTTTAACTAAAAACTTCATTTCTGCATTAACTGATGAAGTTACAAATGCATATAATAGAATCTTTTTGTTAGGAACTAAATCGGCGAAAGAGAAAGTAGCTAATCTATTAATCTCCTTAGCTACTGGTGAGAATAAAGAATTAGTCGACGGAATGCAATTAAACTTAACTTTAACTCGGGCAGAAATGGCAGATATGCTAGGGGTTTCCATGGAGACGGCTATTAGAGTAATTAGTGGTTTTAAGAATAAAGGATTAATTATTGGTCAAGGCAAGAATTTAATTATAAAAGAT
This region of Selenihalanaerobacter shriftii genomic DNA includes:
- the mobA gene encoding molybdenum cofactor guanylyltransferase, producing the protein MAAIILAGGKSSRMEGANKHLMEFRGETMIGYLIKKLKTVFTEIIISTKDENLYQEYDVQIAVDDFNHQGPLSGIHAGLMASNDHHNLVIGCDMPLLNLKLIEYMLGQQLPDLLVPRINGQFEPLHAIYSKECIIKIEESIKKEQYKIMDFWPTVEVKYIEEAEIKEFDPHLYSFFNVNTRDDYNQVLKVLNRLD
- a CDS encoding Crp/Fnr family transcriptional regulator codes for the protein MRRCVKCSVRMNSILAELSSEELKEVEKLLIDQEVKDGEKLFYQGEDMHGCYIVKSGKIKLYKSSLNGQGQILRVVAPGEIVGLCALRDKSNYGHTAEAIGDSVVCYLNKSKLDKLFTINASLTKNFISALTDEVTNAYNRIFLLGTKSAKEKVANLLISLATGENKELVDGMQLNLTLTRAEMADMLGVSMETAIRVISGFKNKGLIIGQGKNLIIKDAAGLKAVVNGN